In the genome of Variibacter gotjawalensis, one region contains:
- the upp gene encoding uracil phosphoribosyltransferase, producing the protein MDGVQIVDHPLVQHKLTLMRDKTRSTKGFRQLMNEVGMLLCYELTRDLELEEIEIETPLTKTRANVIAGKKLVFAPILRAGVGFLDGMLNLVPSARIAHIGIYRDHVTLDAVEYFLKCPEDIADRIVIVIDPMLATGNTAVAAIDRLKERGATKLRYVCLLAAPEGIERLRGAHPDVPIWTASIDDHLDEAGYIWPGLGDAGDRMFGTR; encoded by the coding sequence ATGGACGGCGTCCAAATCGTCGATCACCCGCTGGTGCAGCACAAGCTGACGCTGATGCGCGACAAGACGCGCTCGACCAAAGGCTTTCGCCAGCTGATGAACGAAGTCGGCATGCTGCTCTGCTATGAGCTGACGCGCGACCTCGAACTCGAGGAAATCGAGATCGAAACGCCGCTGACGAAAACGCGCGCCAATGTTATCGCTGGAAAGAAACTGGTCTTCGCGCCGATCCTGCGCGCCGGCGTCGGCTTTCTCGACGGCATGCTCAACCTCGTTCCGTCGGCGCGCATCGCGCATATCGGCATCTACCGCGATCATGTCACGCTCGACGCCGTCGAGTATTTCCTCAAATGTCCGGAGGACATTGCGGACCGTATCGTCATCGTGATCGACCCGATGCTGGCGACCGGCAACACGGCCGTTGCTGCGATCGATCGCTTGAAGGAGCGCGGCGCAACGAAGCTGCGTTATGTCTGCCTGCTCGCCGCGCCGGAAGGCATCGAGCGGCTGCGCGGCGCGCACCCGGACGTTCCGATTTGGACCGCTTCAATCGACGATCATCTCGACGAAGCCGGTTACATCTGGCCGGGTCTCGGCGATGCGGGCGACCGCATGTTCGGCACGCGCTAA
- a CDS encoding dihydrodipicolinate synthase family protein, whose amino-acid sequence MLEPNASGVYVIAATPFHDDGAIDTASIDRMVDFYLGCGVTGITVLGMMGEAPKLTHAESLAITRQVVQRAGLPVVVGVSAPGFAAMAALTKDVMDAGAGGVMIAPPSTAKTDDQIVSYYANAVEAIGSDVPFAIQDYPLSTGVVMSPGVIRRIIEQNPSCALLKHEDWPGLEKITTLRGFMREGLRHVSILCGNGGVFLTHEVERGADGANTGYAYPEMLVEVVKRIKAGDRAGAHDLFDRHLPLLRYEQQPGLGLAVRKYILKRRGAIASDAQRKPAIKLSKETVADVEFLISRLEARGVL is encoded by the coding sequence ATGCTCGAACCGAATGCTAGCGGCGTCTATGTCATTGCGGCAACGCCTTTTCACGACGATGGGGCAATCGATACGGCGTCGATAGACCGGATGGTCGATTTCTATCTCGGCTGCGGCGTCACCGGGATCACGGTTTTGGGCATGATGGGGGAGGCCCCGAAGCTCACCCATGCGGAATCGCTCGCCATCACGCGGCAGGTGGTTCAGCGGGCTGGGTTGCCTGTGGTGGTCGGCGTCTCGGCGCCGGGGTTTGCCGCCATGGCGGCACTGACCAAGGATGTCATGGATGCGGGGGCAGGCGGCGTGATGATCGCGCCGCCGTCGACGGCCAAGACGGACGATCAGATCGTCAGCTATTACGCGAATGCGGTCGAGGCGATCGGTTCGGACGTGCCGTTCGCGATCCAAGATTATCCGCTCTCGACCGGCGTCGTGATGTCGCCGGGCGTGATCCGCCGCATCATCGAGCAGAACCCGTCATGTGCTTTGCTCAAGCACGAAGACTGGCCCGGCCTCGAGAAGATCACCACGCTGCGCGGCTTTATGCGCGAGGGACTGCGGCATGTCAGCATTCTGTGCGGCAACGGCGGCGTGTTTCTCACGCACGAAGTCGAGCGCGGAGCCGACGGCGCGAACACCGGCTACGCCTATCCCGAAATGCTGGTGGAGGTCGTCAAGCGCATCAAGGCGGGCGACCGCGCCGGCGCGCATGATCTCTTCGACCGGCATCTGCCGCTGCTGCGCTATGAACAGCAGCCGGGGCTCGGGCTTGCCGTGCGCAAGTACATCCTCAAGCGGCGTGGCGCGATCGCATCCGATGCGCAGCGCAAGCCGGCGATAAAGCTCTCGAAGGAGACTGTCGCGGATGTCGAATTCCTGATTTCGCGGCTGGAAGCGCGCGGCGTCCTATAA
- a CDS encoding N-carbamoyl-D-amino-acid hydrolase, which produces MSRILRVAAAQSGPIQKAESREAVVKRLCALLDQAHADKVNFVVFTELALTTFFPRWYMTEQSEVDQWFEREMPNAATRPLFERAAKYKIGFYLGYAELTEDGHHFNTAIMVDRDGKIVGKYRKVHLPGHSEFDPERAFQHLEKRYFEPGDLGFPVWRTMDGIFGMAICNDRRWPETYRVMGLQGVELVALGYNTPSVNSQKPEEGPEKRLFHHNLSVQAGAYQNATFVIATAKCGDEDGHPLFGGSCIANPDGDIIATANTEDDELVAATIDLDDTKFNKETIFDFKRHRRIEHYGRITAQTGVTLPE; this is translated from the coding sequence GTGAGCCGCATTCTTCGCGTCGCCGCCGCCCAGTCCGGCCCCATCCAAAAAGCAGAGTCCCGGGAGGCGGTCGTCAAGCGGCTCTGCGCGCTGCTCGACCAGGCGCATGCCGACAAGGTGAACTTCGTCGTCTTCACGGAACTCGCCCTGACGACGTTTTTCCCGCGCTGGTACATGACCGAACAAAGTGAAGTCGATCAGTGGTTCGAGCGCGAAATGCCGAATGCCGCGACGCGCCCACTGTTCGAGCGCGCCGCGAAATACAAGATCGGCTTTTATCTCGGATACGCAGAACTCACCGAAGACGGCCACCACTTCAACACCGCGATCATGGTGGATCGTGACGGCAAGATCGTCGGAAAATATCGCAAGGTGCATCTGCCCGGCCATTCCGAATTCGATCCAGAGCGCGCCTTCCAACATCTCGAGAAGCGCTACTTCGAACCCGGCGATCTCGGCTTCCCGGTCTGGCGCACGATGGACGGCATCTTCGGCATGGCGATCTGCAACGATCGCCGCTGGCCGGAGACGTATCGCGTGATGGGCTTGCAGGGCGTCGAACTTGTCGCCCTCGGATACAATACGCCATCCGTGAACTCGCAGAAGCCCGAGGAAGGCCCCGAGAAACGCCTCTTCCATCACAATCTCTCGGTTCAGGCCGGCGCTTACCAGAACGCGACCTTCGTCATCGCGACTGCGAAATGCGGCGATGAAGACGGCCACCCGCTGTTCGGCGGCAGCTGCATCGCCAACCCGGACGGCGACATCATCGCGACCGCAAATACCGAGGACGATGAACTTGTCGCTGCGACGATCGATCTCGACGATACGAAGTTCAACAAGGAAACGATCTTCGATTTCAAACGGCATCGCCGCATCGAACACTACGGGCGCATCACGGCGCAGACCGGCGTGACGCTGCCGGAATAA
- a CDS encoding flavin reductase family protein, which translates to MSEGLSFDSAAMDMRDRYKLLIGLVIPRPIALVTTLSPNGVVNAAPFSFFNIFSEEPPLCILGLQSKPGGKLKDTSAYIRDEGSFVVNLVDESIVKQMNQCAVDFPPDVSEIDVAGFTLAKSEKIKVPYIAEAPAALECRHYMTIEINPQRRLALGEILHIHTREGIVDPKTLRVDIEKYRPVARLYGNFYASLGEPFTHVRQSYEEWLSDQKTKATA; encoded by the coding sequence ATGAGCGAGGGCCTTTCCTTCGACTCGGCCGCGATGGACATGCGCGACCGCTACAAACTGCTGATCGGCCTCGTCATCCCGCGGCCGATCGCGCTCGTCACGACGCTGAGCCCGAACGGCGTCGTCAACGCGGCGCCGTTCTCGTTTTTCAACATCTTCTCGGAAGAGCCGCCGCTCTGCATTCTTGGGTTACAGTCGAAACCCGGCGGCAAGCTGAAAGACACCTCGGCCTACATCCGCGACGAAGGCTCGTTCGTCGTCAACCTCGTCGACGAAAGCATCGTCAAACAGATGAACCAATGCGCTGTCGATTTTCCACCCGATGTGAGCGAGATCGATGTCGCGGGCTTCACGCTGGCGAAAAGCGAGAAGATCAAAGTTCCATACATTGCCGAAGCGCCGGCCGCGCTCGAATGCCGCCATTACATGACGATCGAGATCAATCCTCAGCGGCGTCTCGCGCTCGGCGAGATCCTGCACATCCACACACGCGAAGGCATCGTCGATCCGAAGACGCTGCGTGTCGATATCGAGAAATATCGCCCGGTCGCCCGTCTCTACGGCAACTTCTACGCTTCACTCGGCGAGCCGTTCACGCACGTCCGCCAGAGTTACGAAGAGTGGCTGAGCGATCAGAAAACGAAAGCAACCGCTTAG
- a CDS encoding aspartate/glutamate racemase family protein: protein MSAPRIHVINPNSNETVTRGIDDAVAALRFPGGPEIVCTTLKEGPIGIETQEHVDGVAIPLRRIVEADNASGAFVIACYSDPGLHVCREGTSRPVFGIAECGVLTALSRAERFGVIAIKQRSIARHIRYLRQMGLTDRLAGERPLELSVAESASDGTLPKMIEVGRALKEQDGAGAIVMGCAGMARHRKPLEEALGIPVIDPTQAAVTMALGTLQVAR, encoded by the coding sequence ATGAGCGCCCCTCGCATTCACGTCATCAACCCGAACTCAAACGAAACCGTGACACGCGGCATCGACGATGCGGTCGCAGCGCTCCGTTTTCCGGGCGGACCCGAGATTGTTTGCACTACGCTGAAAGAAGGGCCGATCGGCATCGAGACGCAGGAGCATGTCGACGGCGTCGCCATCCCGCTGCGGCGCATCGTGGAGGCGGACAATGCGTCGGGCGCCTTCGTCATCGCGTGCTACAGCGATCCCGGGTTGCATGTGTGTCGCGAGGGAACATCGCGCCCCGTCTTCGGCATCGCGGAGTGCGGGGTGTTGACGGCGCTATCACGCGCGGAGCGCTTCGGCGTTATCGCGATCAAGCAGCGATCAATCGCGCGTCATATTCGTTACTTGCGCCAGATGGGACTGACTGATCGGCTCGCCGGCGAGCGGCCGCTCGAACTCTCGGTCGCGGAGTCCGCGAGCGACGGCACGTTGCCGAAAATGATCGAGGTCGGGCGTGCGCTCAAAGAGCAGGACGGGGCAGGCGCGATCGTGATGGGCTGCGCCGGAATGGCGCGGCATCGCAAGCCGCTCGAAGAAGCGCTCGGCATTCCGGTCATCGACCCGACGCAAGCCGCCGTGACGATGGCTCTCGGCACGTTGCAGGTCGCGCGCTAA
- a CDS encoding hydantoinase B/oxoprolinase family protein, producing MTLDPFLVEVIRHGLSAAAEEMSLVMIRSARSPLLREAGDLSSAIMDAEGGLAGQGRDIPIHLGAMAYTVRELLKVYPASRFREGDAVIYNLGALGGNHLNDVKIARPVYSDGRLVAFALSLAHWPDVGGTWPGSYLATAFDTFQEAIRIPPMLIADKDGLKRDVLDFILANVRDPVSCEGDLLAQLAATRAAEKRIHELCAKHGTDTFEAVLARLHDLSEAEMRAALSELPDGVYEGVDHVDEGGPDGGPARIHVRIEIRGDEATFDLSGSCDKVANFCNTTPFIARSAVAYAARILSGRDMQQNAGALRPLTIITRPGSIFEPGWNASVAAGNHETSMRIVDATFRAMQTVIPERLSAGGAATSGLMAFAEPMPDQSWRMLYEVHGGGEGARHDRDGCPATRVHLTNTSNTPTEIIEANYALRIEQQRIRRDVGGKGKFRGGDGVIRTYRVLAPSMWLTTCIERSVIPPYGLCGGEDGATYEVELERGGEKQKIPGKANLVLQQNDVVTLRSCGGGGFGKPDA from the coding sequence ATGACACTCGATCCGTTCCTCGTCGAGGTGATCCGGCACGGGCTTTCGGCTGCGGCCGAAGAAATGAGCCTCGTGATGATCCGCTCGGCGCGCTCGCCGTTGTTGCGTGAGGCGGGCGATCTCTCCTCAGCCATCATGGATGCGGAAGGCGGGCTAGCGGGGCAGGGGCGCGACATCCCGATCCATCTCGGTGCGATGGCGTACACGGTGCGCGAGTTGCTCAAGGTCTATCCGGCGTCGCGTTTCCGCGAGGGCGACGCTGTCATTTACAATCTCGGCGCTCTCGGCGGAAATCACCTCAACGATGTGAAGATCGCGCGGCCCGTCTATTCGGACGGGCGGCTGGTGGCGTTTGCGCTGAGTCTTGCGCATTGGCCGGATGTCGGTGGGACGTGGCCCGGCAGTTATCTCGCGACGGCGTTCGATACCTTCCAAGAAGCGATCCGTATTCCGCCGATGCTGATCGCCGACAAGGACGGCCTCAAGCGCGACGTGCTCGATTTCATTCTTGCCAACGTCCGCGATCCGGTCTCGTGCGAAGGCGATCTTCTGGCGCAGCTCGCAGCGACGCGCGCTGCGGAGAAGCGCATTCACGAACTCTGCGCGAAACACGGGACGGATACGTTCGAGGCGGTCCTCGCGCGACTGCACGATCTTTCCGAAGCCGAGATGCGGGCGGCGCTCAGCGAATTGCCCGACGGTGTTTACGAAGGTGTCGACCACGTCGACGAAGGTGGGCCGGACGGTGGCCCAGCCCGCATTCACGTGCGCATCGAAATTCGCGGCGACGAAGCGACATTCGATCTCAGCGGTAGCTGCGACAAGGTGGCGAATTTCTGCAACACCACGCCGTTCATCGCGCGATCGGCTGTCGCCTATGCGGCGCGTATTCTCAGCGGCCGCGACATGCAGCAAAACGCCGGCGCACTGCGGCCGCTCACGATCATCACACGGCCGGGTTCGATCTTCGAACCCGGATGGAATGCTTCGGTTGCGGCGGGCAATCACGAAACATCGATGCGGATTGTCGATGCGACGTTTCGTGCCATGCAGACTGTCATTCCGGAACGTCTTTCCGCCGGCGGTGCGGCAACCTCCGGCTTGATGGCGTTTGCCGAGCCGATGCCGGATCAATCGTGGCGCATGCTCTACGAAGTGCATGGCGGCGGGGAGGGCGCGCGGCACGATCGCGATGGATGCCCGGCAACGCGCGTCCACCTCACCAATACGTCGAACACGCCGACCGAAATCATCGAGGCGAATTACGCGCTGCGCATCGAGCAGCAACGCATCCGCCGCGATGTCGGCGGCAAGGGGAAATTTCGCGGCGGCGATGGTGTGATCCGGACCTATCGTGTGCTGGCCCCGTCGATGTGGCTGACTACCTGCATCGAGCGCAGCGTCATTCCGCCTTACGGGCTTTGCGGCGGCGAGGACGGCGCGACGTACGAGGTCGAGCTTGAACGGGGTGGTGAGAAGCAGAAAATTCCCGGCAAGGCCAATCTGGTGTTGCAACAGAACGATGTCGTCACGTTACGCAGTTGCGGCGGCGGTGGTTTCGGAAAACCGGACGCTTAG
- a CDS encoding hydantoinase/oxoprolinase family protein translates to MWDIGTDIGGTFTDIIAVNSESSETRIAKVPSRPDAPVRAMLEALDAVGVKAGEVRRFVHGTTRITNALVEERLPRVALITTAGFEDVLEIGRYRRQELYRLDVPPKAPPLVPHQLCFGIKERVDFTGAVLETLGDSEIDRLIGWLKANKVDSAAISLLHSYANPDHEKRIAEKIKSHVAHVCASHEINPESREFERASSTVFNAAAMPIAVEYLTELEKKLPLGPGLQVFHSAGAMVSLPAVKRRPVVMAMSGPAAGVAASARIARDLDKPRILTFDMGGTTTDVCLIVDGVAEMTDTRMIGGRPLRQPMLAVHSIGAGGGSIVKLGPGGLTVGPQSAGAVPGPVCYGRGGTEPTITDANVVLGYLDPAVKLGDAISVDIEAAKRALAPIADALGLSVIATALGVVRVANAAMARALRRVTVERGIDGRECVLLAFGGGGPMHATGLAETYGLNEIIVPAASSAFSALGCLTADFSFLQQQTVRMGLDGLSIDVFAERAQSLIHEARGPLLANGIAEKDIVVETVALMRYAAQNDSMPVSFTLPLDIERLREDFNRLHRERYGYATAEPCVIESLRVQAAKSSSVAFSKLQTGRPSAARRERSCVFGNGETMTTTILPRESLSGAVEGPAIIEDAWSTVVVSPGWRATPDALGNLFLSRISA, encoded by the coding sequence TTGTGGGATATCGGTACGGACATCGGCGGCACCTTCACGGACATCATCGCGGTCAATTCGGAGAGTAGCGAGACGCGCATCGCGAAAGTGCCGTCGCGACCGGACGCGCCGGTGCGCGCGATGCTGGAGGCGCTCGACGCGGTCGGCGTGAAAGCCGGTGAGGTCAGGCGTTTTGTTCACGGCACGACGCGCATCACCAATGCGCTCGTCGAAGAACGCTTGCCGCGCGTCGCATTGATCACGACGGCGGGCTTCGAGGACGTGCTCGAGATTGGCCGCTACCGGCGGCAGGAACTCTATCGTCTCGATGTACCGCCGAAGGCACCGCCGCTTGTGCCGCATCAGCTTTGCTTCGGGATCAAGGAGCGTGTCGATTTCACGGGCGCCGTTCTGGAGACGCTCGGCGATAGCGAGATCGATCGGCTGATCGGGTGGCTGAAGGCGAACAAGGTCGACAGTGCAGCGATTTCGCTCCTGCATTCGTACGCCAATCCGGATCACGAAAAACGCATCGCTGAGAAGATCAAATCGCATGTCGCGCATGTCTGCGCGTCGCACGAGATCAACCCGGAATCGCGCGAATTCGAGCGCGCATCCTCCACCGTGTTTAATGCCGCCGCGATGCCGATTGCGGTCGAGTATCTGACGGAGCTGGAAAAGAAGCTGCCGCTCGGGCCAGGACTGCAAGTCTTCCACTCCGCCGGCGCAATGGTCTCGCTGCCTGCCGTGAAGCGACGCCCGGTCGTGATGGCGATGTCGGGTCCAGCCGCCGGCGTCGCCGCGTCGGCACGCATCGCGCGCGATCTCGACAAGCCGCGTATCCTCACTTTCGACATGGGCGGCACGACGACGGACGTTTGCCTCATCGTCGACGGCGTCGCCGAGATGACCGATACGCGGATGATCGGTGGACGGCCGCTGCGTCAGCCGATGCTGGCGGTGCATTCGATCGGCGCCGGCGGCGGCTCGATCGTGAAGCTTGGGCCGGGCGGCCTGACCGTCGGCCCGCAAAGCGCCGGCGCTGTGCCGGGACCGGTATGCTACGGCCGTGGCGGCACCGAGCCGACGATCACCGACGCCAACGTTGTGCTTGGCTATCTCGATCCCGCCGTGAAGCTCGGCGACGCGATCTCCGTCGATATCGAAGCGGCGAAGCGTGCGCTGGCGCCGATCGCCGACGCGCTCGGGCTCAGCGTCATAGCGACCGCGCTCGGTGTCGTCCGCGTCGCGAATGCCGCGATGGCGCGCGCGTTACGCCGTGTCACGGTCGAACGCGGTATCGACGGACGTGAGTGCGTGCTGCTCGCTTTCGGCGGCGGCGGTCCGATGCATGCAACGGGGCTCGCCGAGACGTATGGCTTGAACGAGATCATCGTTCCGGCCGCATCCAGCGCATTTTCTGCGCTCGGCTGTCTGACGGCGGATTTCAGCTTCTTGCAGCAGCAGACGGTGCGCATGGGTCTCGATGGCCTCTCGATCGATGTCTTCGCGGAGCGAGCGCAAAGTCTCATCCATGAAGCGCGCGGGCCGTTGCTCGCCAACGGCATTGCGGAGAAAGACATCGTTGTCGAGACCGTCGCGCTGATGCGCTACGCGGCGCAGAACGACAGCATGCCGGTGTCCTTCACCTTGCCGCTCGATATCGAGCGCTTGCGCGAGGACTTCAACCGGCTGCACCGCGAGCGCTACGGCTATGCGACGGCGGAGCCGTGCGTGATTGAGTCGCTGCGTGTTCAGGCCGCTAAATCATCGTCTGTGGCTTTCAGCAAGCTGCAGACGGGCCGTCCCAGCGCAGCGCGCCGCGAGCGGAGCTGTGTGTTCGGCAATGGTGAGACCATGACGACGACCATCCTGCCGCGCGAGAGCTTAAGCGGTGCGGTAGAAGGGCCGGCGATCATCGAAGACGCTTGGTCCACGGTGGTCGTCTCACCCGGATGGCGCGCCACGCCGGACGCGCTCGGCAATCTGTTTCTCTCGAGGATTTCGGCATGA
- a CDS encoding ABC transporter substrate-binding protein: MSRRSAVKLLAAGAASTALTGFEASAQSRGETLRHVMGGTINSLDATAPGSTREVFGISMNVYDRLASFGRKQVDDYWTFDFDNIRGELAERVERSADGRTLTFHLRQGAKWHDGSPVTAADVKWSLDRAVISKTLSPAQLASGSLTKADQFRIASDNVVEVMLDKPDRLALANLCVPFSPMINSTLAKKNATEEDPWAVNWLKENAAAGGAYTVEQHRAGQQTILRRNEAWQNGAGGKLPFFQRVIAQTVPEAATRANLVERGDADLAIDLQASDISALEQRKKVKVLAIPQTNGFTALVFNVRQAPFNNAKVRAAIAAAIPYENLFKAALFERGRVLYGASWTEAPNGDFPQPLPERFDLDKAKSLLAEAGMASGFATTFSYPAGAAAFGEPMAALIKESLGRIGIDVSIQKMPDAQYTTMEVERRLAISLGTGTAWLPAPDYFMRTYFAFEQRWNFSGMRDPELEALVQDARFETDAAKYQATSRKMIDIVAREMPMVMLWQPNQDAVMMPQVQGFTYAFHRQADYRDLSRA, translated from the coding sequence ATGTCGCGGCGCAGCGCCGTAAAACTTCTAGCGGCAGGTGCCGCTTCGACGGCGCTCACGGGTTTTGAGGCGTCGGCGCAATCGCGCGGTGAAACGTTGCGGCATGTGATGGGCGGCACCATCAACTCGCTCGATGCGACGGCGCCAGGTTCGACCCGGGAAGTCTTCGGAATTTCGATGAATGTCTACGATCGCTTGGCGAGCTTCGGCCGCAAGCAGGTCGACGATTACTGGACCTTCGATTTCGACAACATCCGCGGCGAACTCGCCGAGCGCGTCGAGCGCTCGGCGGATGGGCGCACGCTCACCTTTCATCTGCGCCAAGGCGCGAAGTGGCATGACGGCAGCCCGGTGACGGCCGCCGACGTCAAATGGTCACTCGACCGCGCCGTCATCTCGAAAACGCTGTCCCCCGCGCAGCTTGCGTCGGGTTCGCTGACCAAGGCCGATCAGTTCCGCATCGCCAGCGACAATGTCGTCGAGGTAATGCTGGACAAGCCGGATCGCCTCGCGCTCGCCAATCTGTGCGTGCCGTTCAGCCCGATGATCAACAGCACGCTCGCAAAGAAAAATGCGACTGAAGAGGATCCCTGGGCCGTCAATTGGCTCAAGGAGAATGCGGCGGCCGGCGGTGCCTACACGGTCGAGCAGCATCGCGCGGGCCAGCAGACGATTTTGCGCCGTAATGAAGCTTGGCAGAATGGCGCAGGTGGCAAGCTGCCGTTCTTCCAGCGTGTCATTGCGCAAACCGTGCCCGAAGCCGCGACGCGCGCGAATCTCGTCGAGCGCGGCGACGCCGATCTCGCGATCGATCTGCAGGCGAGCGATATCTCGGCGCTGGAGCAGCGCAAGAAGGTCAAGGTTCTTGCTATCCCGCAGACGAACGGTTTTACGGCGCTGGTGTTCAATGTGCGCCAGGCGCCGTTCAACAACGCGAAAGTGCGTGCCGCTATCGCGGCCGCGATCCCTTACGAAAACCTCTTCAAGGCCGCATTGTTCGAGCGAGGCCGCGTCCTCTATGGCGCAAGCTGGACGGAAGCGCCGAACGGCGATTTCCCGCAGCCTCTGCCGGAGCGTTTCGATCTCGACAAAGCAAAGAGCTTGCTCGCCGAAGCCGGCATGGCGTCGGGCTTTGCGACGACGTTCTCGTATCCGGCCGGCGCTGCCGCTTTCGGCGAGCCGATGGCAGCGCTGATCAAAGAGTCGCTCGGTCGTATCGGGATCGATGTCTCGATCCAGAAAATGCCGGACGCGCAATATACGACGATGGAGGTCGAGCGGCGGCTCGCGATCTCGCTCGGCACCGGCACAGCTTGGCTTCCGGCGCCCGATTATTTCATGCGGACCTATTTCGCATTCGAGCAGCGCTGGAACTTCTCCGGCATGCGCGATCCGGAACTCGAGGCGCTGGTGCAGGATGCGCGATTCGAGACAGATGCCGCTAAGTATCAGGCAACGTCGCGCAAGATGATCGACATCGTCGCGCGCGAGATGCCTATGGTGATGCTGTGGCAGCCGAACCAGGATGCCGTGATGATGCCGCAGGTTCAGGGCTTCACCTACGCATTCCATCGCCAGGCGGATTATCGCGATCTCAGCCGCGCTTGA
- a CDS encoding serine hydrolase domain-containing protein has translation MAQDSAKQAIDASMRSAIERKDVPGVVVLLTDRKSVLYQGAFGVADVATGRPLAADALFRIASMTKPVTSLALMQLIEQGRVGLDEPAQKYLPELADLKVFESFDPATGAYKVRPASKPATVRHFLTHTSGLAYPFTSTIWRDYKPRAGETYPFGGPLLFDPGERWHYSTSTDVVGRMVEVVSGQKLEDYFRQHIFAPLKMDDTSYNVPEAKAPRLVAQQQRGGERMDGAIELQNPQLGLTIPSPIGGGGLASTAADYGRFMRMLLNGGELDGVRIIKAETVAMMGQNHIGAVTVPALKSALPRSADFTFIADGRDKFGLGFLITTDQVAGKRSPGSLSWGGINNTFFWVDPARGVAGVIMMQYLPFADAKALATLDAFERGAYQFIAAQQ, from the coding sequence ATGGCTCAAGATTCGGCCAAACAGGCAATCGACGCGAGCATGCGCTCCGCCATCGAGCGCAAAGACGTTCCGGGCGTCGTCGTGCTCCTGACTGATCGCAAGAGCGTACTGTACCAAGGCGCCTTCGGTGTCGCCGACGTCGCGACGGGGCGCCCTCTGGCGGCAGACGCGTTGTTCCGCATCGCGTCCATGACGAAGCCGGTGACCTCGCTCGCCCTCATGCAGCTGATCGAGCAAGGCCGCGTCGGCCTCGATGAGCCGGCACAGAAGTATCTCCCCGAGCTCGCCGACCTCAAGGTCTTCGAGTCCTTCGATCCCGCGACCGGTGCGTACAAAGTGCGCCCCGCATCGAAGCCCGCCACGGTGCGGCACTTCCTCACCCACACGTCCGGCCTCGCTTATCCATTCACCAGCACGATCTGGCGCGACTACAAGCCGCGCGCCGGCGAGACCTATCCGTTCGGCGGCCCGCTATTGTTCGATCCCGGCGAACGCTGGCACTACAGCACAAGCACGGACGTGGTCGGCCGGATGGTCGAAGTCGTCTCCGGGCAGAAGCTGGAGGACTATTTCCGTCAGCACATCTTCGCGCCGCTGAAGATGGACGACACCTCATACAATGTACCTGAGGCGAAAGCGCCGCGTCTCGTTGCTCAACAGCAGCGCGGCGGCGAGCGCATGGACGGCGCCATCGAGCTGCAGAACCCGCAGCTTGGTCTCACGATCCCCTCGCCCATCGGCGGCGGCGGCTTGGCATCGACGGCGGCCGATTACGGGCGTTTCATGCGCATGCTGCTCAACGGCGGCGAGCTCGACGGCGTTCGCATCATCAAAGCCGAAACCGTCGCGATGATGGGGCAAAACCACATCGGCGCCGTCACGGTTCCGGCACTCAAGAGCGCGCTCCCGCGCAGCGCCGACTTCACCTTCATCGCGGATGGCCGCGACAAATTCGGCCTGGGCTTCCTCATCACGACGGATCAAGTCGCCGGCAAGCGCTCGCCCGGCAGCCTAAGCTGGGGCGGCATCAACAACACGTTCTTCTGGGTCGATCCGGCGCGCGGCGTCGCCGGTGTCATCATGATGCAATACTTGCCGTTCGCCGACGCCAAAGCTCTAGCGACGCTGGATGCGTTCGAGCGCGGTGCCTACCAATTCATCGCGGCTCAGCAGTGA